AGCCGTTATACAGGTCCAGGTACTCATCCATGACGGCCGCAGCCCGCTCGGGAGGCACCTCTGGCGCAAGAGCCTCGGCCAGCTTCACCAGGTTCCACCGGCAGATGGCTGGCTGAGCCTGGTAAGAGTATCGGCCGTTGTTGTCGGAGGCATTGCAAATGAATTCTGGGTCAAATCTGAGCAGGAGAAAGAAATCTGTTCTCATTGTTTGAAGAGAATGAGGACTTCATAAACACATAACCGTGTATTATCGCCTTAATTACTGCGTCCACGGCAGCTAAATAACACTCATTTGCCTTATATGCTAAGGATCAACAAAATGAAGACTGGATCTATGACGGCACTTGCACCCAACCTGTCCATGAAGCCGTATGGACCGTAGTCCAGCGTGAGTCCCAGGATGCTCATGTTGTCTGTGTTGAGAACGCCGTGGCAAAAACCCACACACTGCCAAAGAGCCACGAGTCGAGCTGTACGGAGCatcacctgcagacagagggagaaggagaagcagacgTTTAGCATTTGGCTGGTTTAATGCGTTTCCCAAAAAAAATCTTcatctgaaaataaacacacacgggggggggttagacatGACTTCTTATtaattataaaaggaaaatgtcaaggttaatatatatattttataaaaccacattttatattatactgtatataatgcattatattattttgtgtgtgtatctatatcgcaagtaaaaacactttttccattgtttttagcgttgatttgagtgtttttaaagGGGGAAATTgatgaaattgttttcagttatttcataAGGGGAAAATTGATTTGTTGTACGATTGCTACGGTCCGGGAAGGGATTACTGTACCGAGCGGCACACAGACAGTGAACCAGCTAATGCATTTTAACTAGATAAGATCAATATGTTCTTCATCTGAAATTGGCTGCTTGATTAACTTTCACTTGGCTGACATTTGTGCGTTGCCGTGGCAGCAGAGCATCGCTCCACGTGCCCTCACCTCTCTGAAGAAAGCCACGTTCCTCTCCACCCGATCTGGGTACGTCCGCTGAATTTCTGGGTAAAACATCTCAATGACATAATCCATCATCTGACCTCGGATCTCGCCGCGACCGTAGCTGGGACCCTGACGGCCCGTGAGCTCGTCTGCCTGCTTGAAGATCTCAAAGGACCCGAACCTGCTCAGAGCGACCCACGAGTCAAGCAACGCGAAGCGCACGATTACTGAGGCGGATCAAAGAAGGCGACACCGTGGCTCACCTGAGGAAGGTGGGGGCGATGCGGAGGACCACGGAGCATCTCTCATGGCGAGGGTGCCCACTGTAATACACATCTCGTACAACCCTGCTGTCAGAAGTCACCAGGGAGCCAGCTCTGGTGGTGGGAACACCCAGGAAGAACATCACCTCGCTGCAAAGGAACTCTCGTATGCTGGAGCGCAGGACCTTACGGCCATCAGCTTGTCTGCAGACAGAATTAGTCCACATAGATCATGAAAATTCAACTGTCGAGAGAAGCGTTtgggtatttgtatttttatttgtagtaTACTTAATACTATTATTCTCCCTTCTACCTGGAGTAAGGAGTCAGCCCCGCTCCCTTCACCTGGATCTCCCACCGGCCGCTCGGGTTTTCTCGCAGCAGTTCGGGATGTTGTCCGGGCGGCACCTTCACCTCCCCGAGGTAGCAGGCCGCTCCGTCGCCGAGCTGGCCGGCGAAGTGGCCGAACTGGTGCCCGCAGTAGCAATGGGCGGCGGGCTCGGAGCCAGGCATAGCTGCGGACCCGCTAAGATATCCCGGCCCAAGCGGGTCGTTCATTACCTCATCCCCGTCCAGCCCCAACAGTGCCAGAGCTTCGtgcgacacacacacgaacCGGGGATTGGTTATCGGCTGCGGCTTCACCCTGGAGAAACACGCTCCTTTCACCTGCCGCACTCCTGGGACGTCGCACGGATCCAGGGGGAGTTTCTGGAGGGCGACATTGTCGAACTCGAGCCTCTCCAACGAGGAACGACTCATTGCTAGACCCATATTATCCATCCCGACTGAACCGAGGAGTCTGATCACGGACACAGCGGGAAGAAAGTTGCGTGACGGTCCCAGCCGAGGACCTAAACAAGCCATCCAACTAAAGCCATCCGTCAGTTTCTCCTGTATCCTACAGCGGATGTTTACCACCAGACGGGTGGTGTAACAGTATTATTAGTCCGACTGGAAATACTTCGCtgaattaaatgtcaaaataaggGCTGCAAAAATTATATTAACCTCAT
This genomic window from Brachionichthys hirsutus isolate HB-005 unplaced genomic scaffold, CSIRO-AGI_Bhir_v1 contig_1405, whole genome shotgun sequence contains:
- the LOC137912730 gene encoding protein adenylyltransferase SelO-1, mitochondrial-like isoform X1, which gives rise to MACLGPRLGPSRNFLPAVSVIRLLGSVGMDNMGLAMSRSSLERLEFDNVALQKLPLDPCDVPGVRQVKGACFSRVKPQPITNPRFVCVSHEALALLGLDGDEVMNDPLGPGYLSGSAAMPGSEPAAHCYCGHQFGHFAGQLGDGAACYLGEVKVPPGQHPELLRENPSGRWEIQVKGAGLTPYSRQADGRKVLRSSIREFLCSEVMFFLGVPTTRAGSLVTSDSRVVRDVYYSGHPRHERCSVVLRIAPTFLRFGSFEIFKQADELTGRQGPSYGRGEIRGQMMDYVIEMFYPEIQRTYPDRVERNVAFFREVMLRTARLVALWQCVGFCHGVLNTDNMSILGLTLDYGPYGFMDRFDPEFICNASDNNGRYSYQAQPAICRWNLVKLAEALAPEVPPERAAAVMDEYLDLYNGFYLENMRKKLGLLKQSEPEDEILVTELLRTMHDAGADFTNTFRILSQISSPTEEESAAEEDHVKKATDLFLEQCASLEELKAANQPTMDPRELAMLLSMAQSNPALFQMISDRATIARQLDRISKLKDLMETSQEALKAKHAEEWSSWITSYRKRLARELEGQSDVQALQEERVRVMNSTNPRVILRNYIAQNAIEAAEDGDFSEVQRVLKVLEKPFSSQPGLEFPAWVGGGETPRLGERDEGEERQQEATSASGARGPVPYDSKPPAWATKMSVTUSS
- the LOC137912730 gene encoding protein adenylyltransferase SelO-1, mitochondrial-like isoform X2, giving the protein MGLAMSRSSLERLEFDNVALQKLPLDPCDVPGVRQVKGACFSRVKPQPITNPRFVCVSHEALALLGLDGDEVMNDPLGPGYLSGSAAMPGSEPAAHCYCGHQFGHFAGQLGDGAACYLGEVKVPPGQHPELLRENPSGRWEIQVKGAGLTPYSRQADGRKVLRSSIREFLCSEVMFFLGVPTTRAGSLVTSDSRVVRDVYYSGHPRHERCSVVLRIAPTFLRFGSFEIFKQADELTGRQGPSYGRGEIRGQMMDYVIEMFYPEIQRTYPDRVERNVAFFREVMLRTARLVALWQCVGFCHGVLNTDNMSILGLTLDYGPYGFMDRFDPEFICNASDNNGRYSYQAQPAICRWNLVKLAEALAPEVPPERAAAVMDEYLDLYNGFYLENMRKKLGLLKQSEPEDEILVTELLRTMHDAGADFTNTFRILSQISSPTEEESAAEEDHVKKATDLFLEQCASLEELKAANQPTMDPRELAMLLSMAQSNPALFQMISDRATIARQLDRISKLKDLMETSQEALKAKHAEEWSSWITSYRKRLARELEGQSDVQALQEERVRVMNSTNPRVILRNYIAQNAIEAAEDGDFSEVQRVLKVLEKPFSSQPGLEFPAWVGGGETPRLGERDEGEERQQEATSASGARGPVPYDSKPPAWATKMSVT